The Oncorhynchus nerka isolate Pitt River linkage group LG24, Oner_Uvic_2.0, whole genome shotgun sequence genome has a window encoding:
- the tpm4a gene encoding tropomyosin 4a isoform X4, which yields MAGLNSLEAVKRKIQCLQQQADDAEDRTQVLQRELDGERELREKAEGDVAGLNRRIQLVEEELDRAQERLSTALQKLEEAEKAADESERGMKVIENRASKDEEKMEIQEMQLKEAKHIAEEADRKYEEVARKLVILEGELERAEERAEVSELKCSDLEEELKNVTNNLKSLEASSEKYSEKEDKYEEEIKVLSDKLKEAETRAEFAERTVAKLEKSIDDLEEKLAGAKEENLGMHQVLDQTLQELNSL from the exons ATGGCAGGTTTGAATTCTTTGGAAGCTGTGAAGAGAAAGATCCAGTGTTTGCAACAACAAGCCGACGACGCAGAAGACCGGACCCAGGTTTTACAGCGAGAACTGGATGGGGAACGAGAACTTCGGGAGAAA gCGGAGGGTGATGTGGCGGGTCTGAACCGCAGGATCCAGCTAGTGGAGGAGGAGTTGGACCGGGCCCAGGAGAGGCTGTCTACCGCGCTGcagaaactggaggaggcagagaaggccGCAGATGAGAGCGAGAG AGGAATGAAGGTGATAGAGAACAGAGCCTCTAAGGACGAGGAGAAGATGGAGATCCAGGAGATGCAGCTGAAGGAGGCCAAGCACATCGCTGAGGAGGCCGACCGTAAATACGAGGAG GTGGCCCGTAAGCTGGTGATCTTGgagggagagctggagagagctgaggagagggCAGAGGTCTCAGAACT TAAATGCAGTGACCTGGAGGAGGAGTTGAAAAATGTGACCAACAACCTCAAGTCCCTAGAAGCCTCGTCTGAGAAG TACTCAGAAAAAGAGGACAAGTATGAGGAGGAGATCAAGGTTCTTAGTGACAAGCTGAAGGAG GCCGAGACTCGTGCAGAGTTTGCAGAGAGGACTGTGGCCAAACTCGAAAAGTCCATCGACGACCTGGAAG AAAAATTAGCAGGTGCCAAAGAAGAGAACTTGGGGATGCATCAAGTCCTGGACCAAACACTGCAAGAGCTCAACAGCTTATAA
- the tpm4a gene encoding tropomyosin 4a isoform X3, protein MAGLNSLEAVKRKIQCLQQQADDAEDRTQVLQRELDGERELREKAEGDVAGLNRRIQLVEEELDRAQERLSTALQKLEEAEKAADESERGMKVIENRASKDEEKMEIQEMQLKEAKHIAEEADRKYEEVARKLVILEGELERAEERAEVSELKCSDLEEELKNVTNNLKSLEASSEKYSEKEDKYEEEIKVLSDKLKEAETRAEFAERTVAKLEKSIDDLEDELYAQKLKYKAISEELDHALNDMTSL, encoded by the exons ATGGCAGGTTTGAATTCTTTGGAAGCTGTGAAGAGAAAGATCCAGTGTTTGCAACAACAAGCCGACGACGCAGAAGACCGGACCCAGGTTTTACAGCGAGAACTGGATGGGGAACGAGAACTTCGGGAGAAA gCGGAGGGTGATGTGGCGGGTCTGAACCGCAGGATCCAGCTAGTGGAGGAGGAGTTGGACCGGGCCCAGGAGAGGCTGTCTACCGCGCTGcagaaactggaggaggcagagaaggccGCAGATGAGAGCGAGAG AGGAATGAAGGTGATAGAGAACAGAGCCTCTAAGGACGAGGAGAAGATGGAGATCCAGGAGATGCAGCTGAAGGAGGCCAAGCACATCGCTGAGGAGGCCGACCGTAAATACGAGGAG GTGGCCCGTAAGCTGGTGATCTTGgagggagagctggagagagctgaggagagggCAGAGGTCTCAGAACT TAAATGCAGTGACCTGGAGGAGGAGTTGAAAAATGTGACCAACAACCTCAAGTCCCTAGAAGCCTCGTCTGAGAAG TACTCAGAAAAAGAGGACAAGTATGAGGAGGAGATCAAGGTTCTTAGTGACAAGCTGAAGGAG GCCGAGACTCGTGCAGAGTTTGCAGAGAGGACTGTGGCCAAACTCGAAAAGTCCATCGACGACCTGGAAG ATGAACTGTACGCTCAGAAGCTGAAGTACAAGGCAATCAGCGAGGAGCTGGACCATGCCCTCAATGACATGACCTCCTTGTAg
- the LOC115108243 gene encoding small ribosomal subunit protein eS27-like isoform X2, with translation MSLAKDLMHPTLVAERQRHKKKRLVQSPNSYFMDVKCPGCYRITTVFSHAQRVVPCGGCSFVLCQPRGGKCRLTEGCSFRRKQH, from the exons ATGTCG CTCGCTAAGGACCTAATGCACCCTACTTTGGTGGCTGAGAGGCAAAGACACAAGAAGAAGAGGTTGGTTCAGAGTCCCAACTCCTACTTCATGGATGTAAAATGCCCAG GCTGCTACAGGATCACCACAGTGTTCAGTCATGCCCAGAGAGTGGTGCCCTGTGGCGGCTGCTCCTTCGTCCTGTGCCAGCCCAGAGGGGGTAAATGCCGCCTCACTGAGG GCTGCTCGTTCAGAAGAAAGCAACACTGA
- the LOC115108243 gene encoding small ribosomal subunit protein eS27-like isoform X1: MSLAKDLMHPTLVAERQRHKKKRLVQSPNSYFMDVKCPGCYRITTVFSHAQRVVPCGGCSFVLCQPRGGKCRLTEGKTLYNHIAQEPELIQ; this comes from the exons ATGTCG CTCGCTAAGGACCTAATGCACCCTACTTTGGTGGCTGAGAGGCAAAGACACAAGAAGAAGAGGTTGGTTCAGAGTCCCAACTCCTACTTCATGGATGTAAAATGCCCAG GCTGCTACAGGATCACCACAGTGTTCAGTCATGCCCAGAGAGTGGTGCCCTGTGGCGGCTGCTCCTTCGTCCTGTGCCAGCCCAGAGGGGGTAAATGCCGCCTCACTGAGGGTAAGACGTTGTACAATCACATTGCTCAAGAGCCTGAACTTATACAGTAG